A part of Chloroflexota bacterium genomic DNA contains:
- a CDS encoding acetyl-CoA C-acyltransferase: MSDQQHEAVILSAVRTPSGRFQGSLSGFTAPQLGAICVEAAVERAGIPDLAEIDEVYMGNVVSAGLGQNPARQAAIFGGLPATVGATTLNKVCGSGLKAAILSAQAIRAGDSQLFVAGGFESMSRTPYFVRGRSGELRFGHIEFTDALLHDGLWCALENWGMGNAAEFIAEEFDVSREAMDELAYRSHMNAIAAIDAGKFKAEIVPVEIKGRKGAVTIFDTDEAPRRDTALGTLAKLRPAFVADGKVTAGNAPGLNDGASAVVVASAAYADAHGLQPLARIVGYAQAAVEPKYLFYAPAKAIPLLLAKIGWTLDDVDLIELNEAFAAQVLADGYALADQGWDWDKVNVNGGAIALGHPIGASGARVLTTLIYALKDRGLKRGLASLCLGGAEAVAMAVELE; this comes from the coding sequence CAATTTGCGTGGAAGCCGCCGTTGAGCGGGCAGGTATCCCGGATTTGGCCGAAATTGACGAAGTGTATATGGGCAATGTGGTTTCGGCAGGGCTGGGGCAAAACCCTGCCCGCCAGGCGGCCATCTTTGGGGGGCTGCCCGCCACGGTCGGGGCAACCACCCTCAATAAGGTTTGTGGCTCCGGCTTGAAGGCTGCTATACTCTCGGCACAGGCCATCCGCGCCGGGGACAGCCAACTCTTCGTCGCAGGCGGTTTCGAGAGCATGAGCCGCACGCCTTATTTCGTGCGCGGTCGCTCTGGCGAGTTGCGCTTTGGTCATATTGAATTCACCGATGCCCTGCTGCACGATGGTTTGTGGTGCGCGCTTGAAAACTGGGGGATGGGCAACGCCGCCGAATTTATTGCAGAAGAATTTGATGTCAGCCGTGAGGCTATGGATGAGTTGGCCTATCGAAGCCACATGAACGCCATCGCGGCGATCGACGCTGGCAAATTCAAAGCCGAGATTGTGCCAGTAGAAATTAAAGGGCGAAAGGGTGCGGTCACAATTTTCGATACCGATGAAGCCCCGCGCCGTGATACCGCCCTCGGAACGCTGGCAAAATTACGCCCGGCTTTTGTCGCCGACGGGAAAGTGACCGCCGGGAACGCCCCTGGTCTGAACGATGGCGCTTCAGCCGTGGTGGTGGCGAGCGCGGCCTATGCCGATGCGCACGGCCTGCAACCCCTGGCGCGCATTGTGGGCTACGCGCAGGCCGCCGTGGAGCCGAAATATCTCTTCTACGCGCCCGCCAAGGCCATTCCGTTACTGTTAGCAAAAATCGGCTGGACGCTGGACGATGTGGATTTGATCGAATTGAACGAAGCCTTTGCCGCTCAGGTTTTGGCCGATGGCTATGCCCTGGCCGATCAGGGCTGGGATTGGGACAAGGTTAATGTCAATGGCGGCGCGATCGCGTTGGGCCATCCGATTGGGGCCAGTGGAGCGCGTGTGCTGACAACGTTAATCTACGCCCTCAAGGATCGCGGCCTTAAACGCGGCCTGGCTTCGTTGTGTCTGGGCGGAGCCGAAGCTGTGGCGATGGCGGTGGAACTGGAATAA
- a CDS encoding GNAT family N-acetyltransferase: protein MSAEIREMTINDYDAVYALWKASEGIGLSDADSKESIKRFLEQNADLSYVAVDGDKIVGAALCGQDGRRGYIHHLAVAKSHRCQGIGRSLVGRCMYALMRIGIGKTHLFVFGENQEAIDFWEQVGYSQRVELVMMSQQIAK, encoded by the coding sequence ATGAGTGCAGAAATTCGTGAGATGACGATCAATGATTATGATGCCGTATATGCCTTGTGGAAAGCCAGTGAAGGCATTGGCCTGAGCGATGCTGATTCGAAAGAAAGTATCAAGCGGTTTTTAGAGCAGAATGCTGATTTGAGTTATGTAGCTGTGGATGGCGATAAAATTGTTGGCGCAGCTTTATGCGGGCAAGATGGCCGCCGCGGCTATATTCACCATCTTGCAGTGGCAAAATCGCATCGCTGCCAGGGCATTGGCCGTTCGCTGGTGGGGCGCTGCATGTATGCCCTGATGCGCATCGGCATTGGCAAAACACACCTGTTTGTCTTCGGCGAAAATCAAGAAGCGATTGATTTTTGGGAGCAAGTGGGCTATTCGCAGCGCGTCGAACTGGTTATGATGTCGCAGCAGATTGCCAAATAA